A region of Dermochelys coriacea isolate rDerCor1 chromosome 1, rDerCor1.pri.v4, whole genome shotgun sequence DNA encodes the following proteins:
- the PROSER2 gene encoding proline and serine-rich protein 2: MPRNLMLDFSEMASEISPKCRLESFERSGSLESQSSNSRCRNFTLDDESLQYLTHEEKDVLRFFEETIDSLDDDLEKQVLHDSGIHCHSPRSTDENVSSHSESEDIIDLVQSTLENSDHKCTLNREVTPVSETARRTDGPKPESNELPEKIPPPNAPPSQPSAPPLMSDERVLAPCPVQHPKLHHAIPTPLILAQKMSEKQDETRTCSPTSPKEEKPMETRKAPVQNGDCFPAPKHPPLPGPKSYRFPSNINITNAGGKEFNQTISKAAVNVQVRKAQVLANMNGAAFGTAEIEERWQKNELLVRNRSSSLRDLTSEQIRYDALTKLGLVKGRPSLVQQYPAPNTQKIQDFQEEQGETVFNGYQNSHTTLKCDPSPFLPMGKTMKFKPDTALTSDKVAQQNVAKNFYDHGQPDLNLDMRKRSGSLPRPSGFRPQGITVQFSGRGSTEEARKEALRKLGLLKETK, from the exons ATGCCGAGAAATTTGATGTTGGACTTTTCAGAAATGGCATCTGAAATCTCACCAAAGTGCAGACTCGAGAGCTTTGAAAGAAGTGGGAGCTTGGAGAGTCAAAGCAGCAACTCTAGGTGCAGAAATTTTACCTTG GATGATGAGAGTCTCCAATATCTGACCCATGAGGAGAAGGATGTTCTCCGGTTTTTTGAAGAAACGATTGATTCTTTAGATGATGACTTGGAAAAACAGGTCCTACATGACAGCGGTATTCACTGTCACTCCCCAAGATCAACGGACGAAAATGTTTCCAGCCATTCAGAATCTGAAGATATCATTGACTTGGTGCAATCAACCCTTGAGAACAGTGATCACAAGTGTACTCTGAACAGAGAAGTAACACCAG tttcagagacTGCCAGGAGAACAGATGGTCCTAAACCAGAGAGCAATGAGCTGCCTGAGAAGATTCCACCTCCCAATGCTCCCCCAAGCCAGCCTTCAGCTCCTCCATTGATGAGCGATGAGAGAGTTCTTGCTCCATGCCCAGTGCAGCACCCCAAGCTTCATCATGCCATCCCCACTCCACTTATCTTGGCTCAGAAAATGTCTGAGAAGCAAGATGAGACCAGGACATGCTCTCCCACTTCCCCCAAGGAGGAGAAGCCTATGGAGACGAGGAAAGCCCCAGTGCAGAATGGAGACTGTTTCCCAGCCCCTAAGCACCCTCCACTGCCTGGACCCAAATCCTACCGGTTTCCAAGTAATATCAACATAACCAATGCAGGTGGGAAAGAATTCAACCAAACTATCTCTAAGGCAGCAGTCAATGTGCAGGTGCGCAAGGCCCAGGTGCTGGCCAACATGAACGGAGCAGCCTTTGGGACAGCTGAAATAGAAGAGAGGTGGCAGAAGAATGAGCTCTTGGTTCGCAACAGAAGCTCCTCATTAAGAGATCTAACTTCTGAGCAAATACGATACGACGCTCTGACTAAACTAGGCCTGGTGAAGGGAAGGCCAAGTCTGGTCCAACAATATCCTGCCCCAAACACGCAGAAGATACAGGACTTTCAGGAAGAACAGGGAGAGACTGTTTTTAATGGGTATCAAAATAGCCACACAACCTTAAAATGCGATCCCAGCCCTTTCCTTCCTATGGGCAAGACCATGAAGTTCAAACCAGACACAGCTCTCACCAGTGACAAGGTTGCTCAACAGAATGTTGCCAAAAACTTTTATGACCATGGGCAGCCCGATTTAAATCTGGATATGAGAAAGAGATCAGGCTCACTGCCTAGACCTTCGGGATTTCGACCCCAGGGCATAACAGTACAGTTTTCCGGCCGAGGCTCAACAGAAGAAGCCAGGAAAGAGGCTCTTCGGAAACTGGGGCTGCTGAAAGAGACAAAGTGA